The Malus sylvestris chromosome 8, drMalSylv7.2, whole genome shotgun sequence genomic interval AAGTCCTCGATATCTTTTATTGTCCCTTTACTACTTGCTAGTCACAGAATTCGAGGCTTAAACATCTTTGCTACCTATGCAAAggaaaattcaaataattattcTACTGGACCTATTATTGCTCCAATAATGATCAAAGTGAGAAACAAGAGTAAGGGTCTGAAGTTGATCTATGACCCTGAGTTCTACGGAATTCCAGGTGACGGAGAAAATATGATATGGTTGAGCCATTGGATGATGGAGAATAAAACAATATTACAATGTGGAGATGAAGTGGTGGTTTCGGTAATAACCGGACCACGTGACATGTTTTGGGTAAAGGAGTTTGGTGTCGAGCTTGTGCAAGAGCACCAAGACAAGATGAGTACCCAACACAACACCAAATCCGATCCTAATTATCCATTTGTTATCGGTGGAGATTTGAAGATGTTTGAGCGCAGACCGGGAATATACTTCCTTGGCAATTATGCAAGAAAAGATATTGATGACATTGATATCCTCACCATGGCCTCTGATGAAGAAGACACAAGTATGTTGTGTTGTTGTATTGCATTGAATTATACTCCATCCAAACACTTCCATGTGTGGTCCGTATTCATTTCAAAAATGTTTCCAATAAATGTTATGTTATTTGTATGTTTTTCAGACAAAGAAAGACAAGAGGATGAACCTGATTACACAATTGCAAAGACGAGGGCTGCTAGCAATAACTGCAGCTTGAGAGGCTGGAAGGTGCGCCTCACAGCTGTCGGCTTCTTTTTTTCGCTTGCTCTAGTAGGTTGGTCCTCCATCTCCCAAAAAAAGAAGCGACACTCGTCCACAAGCCCACCATGAGTTTGTAATTTGACTTCAAATGTGCTTGCTCTAGTAGCTAAGTACTCTTAACCGCTTGAGATATAAAAGCCCATTGCAACTAGATACTGAACTTCAAATGTGTTCAACGCCATCAAATATAGCATAAAATACATCCAGCATTAGGTTCCAAGCCCACTATTGAAAATCATGTTCATCCACTCTACACATCCATAGCAGCAAACTAACTAGGATACCAGGTGGGGAGGATACAATCATTAACAATTTCAAAAGCTTTAAATGCAATCCGAATACATGGCAAGTAGGGGTAAGCATGTGAACAGAAAAATCAGTGAACATAATCAAATCCAATAAGTCAATTTTGGCCTAGattgaaatgaaaaaaacaaggaaatgcTTTGTGTATCGATTTGTTTATGAAGGAAATAAAAGCTATTTCATGGAAATAAAACCTGTGGTTACCTTTGTCTTCCTCTGCCATTTGTCTATCGATTTGTTTATGAAAGAGGCTATTCTACAAGATACAGCATGACAGGTCTTAGTTGGACCAAGTAAACGGCATGGAAATGCTTTCTGAAGCAAGAATCTGAACTCAAGAGCTTTGTGCCAGAGAGACttcagaaaaatgaaaaaaaaaacatagaataCGGGTAAGAATAAATATCGATCAGACAATAATCACGTATAAATCatttttttcaactttaaagTGTGGCTTAAAAAGAAGCTTTAAACAAGTAGCAATAATttcatattgaaaaataaaacctaTTTCATGGATATTACAAGAgccattattttgaaaaacacaCCTTTTGGTTCTTCACTGCTTGACTTTTAAGAAGATCTTCGTTCTTGTGACTATTCAGATTCTTTAAAATATCTCTGCAACGGAATAAACAAAACCAATCTAGGCCAAAATTGACTTGTTCGATTTGATTATGTTCACTGATTTTTCTGTTCACATGTTTACCCCTACTTGCCATGTAGTTTTGGGGTGTTAGGACATAGTGCTCTTCTCTTTACACACCAGTTTCAATTTTATTCTTCGTAAATTAAGAGACCGTTTGATAATAATTTCGTTTTCAgtttaaaaaacataaaaaactaaacggagttttaaaattttggcctaaaattttcacttttggttttcaattttaaatttttttcaaataactgaaaactaaaaatagttacaaaaagaaattttcagtttttaatttacaaaaaaagtaaaaactgaaaactctaAACTAtagactaaaaattaaaaagtgaaaTCGAAATGGGCTCtgaacaaaattgaaaaaagacTGGGCTGAATTACTGAATTCAAAGCAGGGCTTATTAACGTTACAAGGCCCAATGGatctatataaatatttttcgttttttttttaacaaacgatacgATTTATATGGGCTTAATCTTACagtgggctaacaataatgttgttcaaatttgttttttgcaagaatcgaatttaaaacttatcacttacaaatgaaaagaaataccactaaaccgtaatCTACtcgttattttattttatattttaagaaaaaagaaagaaagcaatgaaaAGCTGTACATaaaataagagtaaattgtagctatggtccctgaactttactcaaattggagcaatggtccttcaactaaaaatccattaccattggtccttcaactcattaaaacgtgcagctatggtccctcaactaaaaatccattacctttggtccctcaattttaattcaactggagaaatggtcccttaactttatcccaattgtagctatggtccttcaaacataactcgttttgacaaaaatttttacgtagttgacgaaaatgaccataattacacactttgataagttgagggaccctaattaagtaaatggttattccaacataacatattttgacaaaattttgaagaaattaatgaaaaggactatagctatacattttgataagttgagggaccaatgataatgaatttttagttgagggaccattgctccaatttgagtaaagttcagggagcattgctacaattttctccataaaataaatacaaaaaggGATGAAATGAAGAAGAGTGGGAGACTAACGTTTAATTCAAGATAAAGAAAGAAAGGTGATCGCACCACGACGGCGGCGACGTGGCGGTCATTTAACGGAAAATAACAGACAAATCAGCCTCCAGATCAAGTCTTGAAGCACAACTCTGAAAAATCGAGACTACCTACAACTGAGCTCCGACCAACCGTTGATGGATGCAATCAGGAAGCTCAGAGATCAGGTCGCCAAGCAACAGCAGGTACTCCCTCTCGTTTGATTCCGAATTTGTATTTCTGTATGGATTTTGGTATGAACATAATCTGCGTTGATTGCGAGATACTGAGATTGCTTAATGAAataatatgtatataattgTTCGAGTTGAATTGGATCGATTCGAATTCGAATAGAATTTCACTATTTCTGAGCTGTTTGGGGATGTGTTGGAGTGCAATGTTGATgaatttctgaaattttgagCTAGGTGTTGCTAATTACTTATCAATTTTTGATGTAATTGGATGCTTAATTTTTACATTTTCGGAAAACTTCAAGCGAAAATGGCATATAATTCAACGTTCCATGCTTCATTAATGCATAAGAGTTGGTCGAAGCTTGATCGAGTTTGCTTTTGGTTATTTTGTGAACACCGTCAGGCTGTGTTCAAACAATTTTCTGGTGGCATATATGGGGGATCGGATAATGTTGCCTCGGATGAAAATGAATTTCAACAGCATCAGAAACTCGAGAAGCTGTACATATCAACTCGTGCTGCCAAGGTTGCTACTCTTATTTTTGTCTGTGCTTTAAACGAGCATCACGTTAGTTGTGTTACCTATCgttttttgcttcttctttaACAGCATTACCAAAAGGAAATTGTCCGCGGAGTGGAAGGTTACATTGTGGCCGGCTCAAAGCACGTTGAAATAGGTATGTTGCTTGAAATGCGTTGTCTTTTCTTGGGAGTTTGGATATGAATTCATGTTGGTTTTATCAGTTGGTATACATAATACTTTTTTAACAGGTACCAAGCTATCAGAAGATAGCAGGAAATATGGTTCTGAAAAGACTTGCACCAGTGGTAACACATTGTCGAGAGCTGCACTAAGTTTTGGAAGAGCTCGGGCCCAAATGGAAAAAGAGTGCGGAGTTCTACTTAAAGCCCTTGGCACACAGGTTTAAGTCAAATTATTACTAACAATGGCTCATTAAGTAAAAATCAAATATTGCCAGGGCCGGCTTCATACAAATGGAATTTCAACTGACTAATTTTCGTGTGCATTTGATCATTTCGAAAGAAATTTACAGTAAAAATTGTTTCCATTTTCACGTGTGGTTCAAGAACTGGACTACTTTTTGTGTTATTATGCATCATATGACAAACTGGTTCACCATTTCTTTCTATAGGTTTGCATAATAACTCTTTCTGTGCTTATCAATTTGCCTGTGTAGGTTGCAGAGCCTTTAAGAGCAATGATAGTGGGAGCGCCCTTGGAGGATGCTCGACATCTTGCTCAACGATATGCTAGAATGCGGCAAGAAGCTGAAGCTCAGGTATATGCAGTTTCTTCTGTTTCCTACCAATTTTATACTAAAGTGATTTTACATGTTACATGGTGATCATACATTTCTCGgttaactttttttgttttcttttaaaagtgTTTGTTCATTTTGGGACAATCATGCATTGGTATTCATAGAGAACGCAAAATCTTAAGATGTTTAATGTAACTTGTTGAGATTGCTTCATTACCTGAAGCTTtgttgtaatttggtttttgttttttttttattatttgtctaTATATACTAACTCGCACCGGGATAGGCTATAGATGTTTCCAGACGCCAGGCCAAAGTACGGGATTCAGCAGGTAATGCTGACATTATCATGAAACTAGAAGCTGCTGAAGCCAAGCTTCAGGAGCTGCAGTCTAGCGTTGCAATACTGGGAAAAGAAGCTAGTGCAGCTATGGCTGCTGTTGAAGGTCAACAACAAAGATTGACTCTTCAGCGGCTTCTTGCGATGGTAAAGGATTGCCTCCCCTTTTTGTTTAAGTGTTAAGACCTTGGCCTGTTCTAGTTACAAGACtgaaaaggaaattaattttgtaaatttgtcatttttcgtCCCCATTCAAGGTGGAAGCAGAGCGCAACTATCACCAGAACGTACTTCAGATACTTGATCAGCTTGAAGGCGAGGTATGAAATATCCTAAAGTCTTCCTTTCAGCAAGACAATTTCCTTTCCCAAATCATTTGGCTGTAAATTATTCTAGTGTCTTGCTACTTTAAGCAGAGATCATTGACACTATTTGTTGGGACAGATTTTGTCAGAAAAGCAGCGAATTGAAGCATCTCCTAGTCCACCTACAGAGGACTCTATACCTCCGCCACCATCGTATGAGGATCTCAGCCGTAGCTTTGCTTCTGAAACCTATGATGAATTGACAGAATTGAGGGACTATTTCTTAGGAGAGGTATCTTTATGCTAATGTTGTTGTATCCAAGTTTTTTAGTCTGTTCGACTTTTTAGTCTCTACTAATTGTTTCTTTTCGCCTACTGCAGGTTATGTACACCTTCCACGCTGTAACTGATGTGGAGTTAAGTTTGTCATTCGGGGATTATGTTGTTGTCCGGAAGGTTCTGTCATCTTTCCAGCTTGCATGTTTTCATCTTATATTCATGTTCGGATTTTTCTCTTTTGTGTTGAGGTTAAATTTTCTTGCCCTTGAGCAGGTATCAAACAATGGTTGGGCTGAGGGTGAATGCAAGGGAAAAGCCGGTTGGTTCCCCTTTAATTACGTTGAAAAGCGGGAGCGTGCGCTTGCTAGCAAGGTGGCTGCAGTCTTTTAAATCTTTTGGTTGCCTGTTTAATttgcttgtgtttgtgtttCTGCTCTGGGATTACAACTTCTTTTATATTGGGATTCAGTCGTCTTTGATGATCTCTAGTTGGCTTAGCGTCATCTTCAAGAAAGATGCGATGCATACACATGGAAGGGCTAATACCTTTTATATCCGCTATAGTCCAACCCAATGTCGTCCTGGGCTCTCTCAACACCCTCAAAAGGTTTTCTTCTTCCACCTAAGTCAACTTAGAAGCAATAATAACGGGCAACGTTTCCTACTCACCAAAGTAGGCATACTTGAAGTGCTCGGGTAGTTGCTTGCGTTCCAACTTCAGAGGTTTCTTGACTGACGGAACAAGGTTTCTGAAAGTGAGAGGAAGTTCCTCAAAAACCTGGAACTTGTTGCACACTTTTGACCTTAACAATCGTTGGAAGTGCGTTAAGTGCAGCTTGCATTTCATAACGTTCACTTTCTAATTCGTACTCATCACAGTTTTGAGTAAGGCATGTCTCCAAAGCATCTGAGGATCTAGTAAGCTTGAACAATTTTGGTATCTACTCGAAAACAGTCATATACCTTCCCAGGTTGCTTCATGGcataaaaaattttgaattccatCGTCTCCTCAAAGACTGTCATTGTTAAGAGACCTTCTTTCACATCGATCTTAGTCCCTGAGGTAGCCATGGATGGTCTTTCCAAAATAATCGGAATCTCCCTCTCAGGCATAGAAACAACTTCCATATCAAGCACAATAAAATCCGTTGGTAGGATGAAGTGATCAACTCGAACAAAAACATTCTCCAGAATTCTCTGTGGATATTTTACTAATCGGTCTGTGAGTTGTAAGACTACTAAAGTTGGTAGAAGCTCTCCTAAACTTAGCTGTTCATACACTAAAAAAGCATCAAATTTACGCTAGCCCCCATATCAAGGAGGGCTTTTTTAAACGTGTGATAACCAATTTTTCAAGAGATAATAAGTGTAGCATTACTTTTTGTCAATTAAAAAGTGAACCACccgtttaaaaaataaacatccGTCCAATAAGAATTTGCCAAAATAAGCATGTGAAGCAAACATGGCCCATGGTTGTGTAAATTGATCGAGAATTTGTACGGAATTTAAACTCGCAGATTTTTTTCAAGAAAGCTAACGCTAAGAATTCTATCTatctaaattatattttataaatcatATAATGTGGTTATTAATGATTTGATTATCAcataagtgttgattaacgttcTTATTTTCTATTATTAATAACACATCACACAATTCGTTAATTGATTTAAAAGATTGGTCTAtctagcattttttttttccaggtgCAACTGTGCTAGTAGGGTTAGCATTAGGGGGTGCgtttagtctcacaatgggttagtaataatgtggttcaaatttgtctttgatAAGAAtagaacctaagacctctcacttacaaatgaaaatgaatactactagaccgtagtactaaatggttcactcttccacttctttagtataaataatatccgtttatttgaaagaaaaaaaaaagttttgaagATTACTAGCTTAGCTTGACATGAAATTCAAATATCCAAACCAAAAGGATTTTTATATATTCTTGGAGATCTCTTAGACAATTAACTGGACCCCACAACAAAATGACCATTTACTCGACAGTCGCTAGGGTTTCTCTCCTCATTTGGCATTCAGTCGACACTCGCTAGGGTTTATCTCCTCATAATCACACTTCACATCGATGTTAATCACACTTCACATCGATGTTAACCAcacttcccaaaaaaaaaattaaaacaaaaagaaaaccttcTGTTTAATGTTTATCCACCAAGATTTTTATATTTGGACTACCAGTCAAAGTGGATATTTCATACATGATTGGACTTTGAGGTTTTTCCTTATGAACAAATCACAATTTTCGACTAGATATGTCGTATACAAATAACAATTTTCGATGTtcaccaaataaataaataaaataacaattttCGACTAGATATGTCGTATAAAATTTGTATGTATTCAGATTTTGAACTTAAAACAAAGTGTTACGTGTgtatacatttttattttcgAGATTTTAACGaatttaattttgtatgtataCAGAGACAAAGGCACATAGAACCCAATGGGAGAGTGTCCTCAACTTATATGCATTTTATTTCACTCTCGTCAACAAACACAACACACTTCATTGTATACTCTAATTCCACATGTATACATATCAAATTGTAATTAACAGAATAATTGACTCGTGGCAAGCAATGTTGATGCGTAATATAATCAACAAACTAAATGCGTTTGCAGTGATGTTGGACCGTATGAGGTTTTAATTATACCAAGACAAAACCAAACGAGCTTTCGAGTTTTGTAAATGAAAGTGACGCTGCATTTGCCCATACGACATAAAACATAGTGCCTCAAGACAAAACATGACCATCTCTCTAGAATGAGGattttctcttcattttttttttcaaggattCAAAAATCTTTTAATCGTATCCGTTTATTATAAATCGTACGGTTAATTTTTATCAGAtactatatatatttaattttgtataaaaaatttaaaataatttatgatcacTGAATTGACACGATTAAAAAATCTCCTAGATCCTCATAAAGAGGATCACGAGAGAATCCTCATTCATCTTTCCATGCCTTcctgtacttttttttttgctttttttttgtcaattgcCTCTCTGTACTTATCTTTCCACATCCGAACGTCAACTTCTTTATCATTAACCATCTACTTAAAATTTCTCTACCTTCCATTCCAATGTCACCCCTCTTGATTAGTGACTTCTTTTATATGATCGTCGTAACTTTACCTGTCGATACAAGTTCATTCATGTTATAACATGCTCTAAATTCCTTTTAACATGCATGATGGTATAAATTCATTCCGCGTGATGTTACACAGGCTTAGCCAAGTTCCCCTAGCATGCATGGTTTTATAAATTCATTCCGCATGATTGTGTAAGTTCACTCCCCGCGTGATGTTACACCACTCTGGCTAGGTCAATAACAAATGGACACTGCTTCGTCGCTGAACATTGCAGCAGGAGGTCCTGCTTACACCCAATCTCAGATGAACACGTGTTCAAGTTTTAATCAAAACTTAAACATGTGTTCATCCGGAATTGGGTGTAAGCAAGACCTCCTGTTAAAATGTTCAGACCCAAATCTTATTCATAACAAACTATGTCACTCGTCCAAATTATAACGCATATATCTATAACATGACGTGCCAATATAACCGTCACACATTTAAAATCTTTATCGAAAAAGTACTCTTCAGTCATATCGACTAAATCTTTCCTACCATTTCCCGAAAATCTTTTCACTTCTCCAATTCCACACATTTCAGATACAGAAagcaaatgaaaaatcacagaAAGTTGCAGTTGACATTTACATTGATGCTTGCATTCCGAAATAAGTAcaaaggggggagagagagaagaggaagatgaaggACCCCAACTGAGTTTGTTGAAAGCCTTTAAAACTCCCCTCATACAAAAGTGGGAAGAAGAGACCGAAGTAAaaccacaaggaaaaaaaaaaaaaacaaacaaacaaacaaacgaaATCCCTGCGTTAAAATTTACTTCAGAAGGATTGAAGGATTGGATCTTGTGAGGCTTAATTCTAAATGGGTGATTTCCGCACACCATTTTTCTTCGTCTGCGCTCCTTCGAGAATCAAGCGACAAAAACATAAAGCGCAGAAGGAGAAAAAAGTGTGCGGAAATCGCTTCCCACTCTAATTTGTTGTATCATAAAGGTCTGAACCTCTTGGAGCCAAGAGACGGAGGACTGATCTGAGGAACTGTGAAGCCATCGTCCATCCAGAGTCTTTTGCCGGCATTCATGTTTGTACCCTCCTTTGTCTCTTTGAACCCGACGAACCCACCGCCCACCTGTGAATACTGATGCGGAGGAGCTTGCGGTGCCTGCGGGACCCACATCCCCATATTTTCCGATGAGAAAGAGTTCAGATTGCTTCCCGGATAGGCATCGGAAAACGGCAGCATCATATCGTTGTCGGCCTGCCATCACCAatcaaaaaaatgcaaaatgtcAGATCCAGCAGGCTAATTAACTAATTGATGACCAATCATATCGTTTCCGCAAACTCATCCTCTCTTATTGTCGTTaggatgaaataaatcaaacgaGAATCGAGAGACTAAAATAAACAGAAGTGTGCAGAAATCATTTCTGGACGgaaatttcaaaatattataGCGAAGAACGAGATCAATCAATGCAAACCTTAGAGAAACCAAAGGGGGCAGAAGAAAAATCAAGAAAGTCCTCAACGTGCCAGCCCGGAAGCGTCTCTATCAAGTACTCCGATATGCTACTAGTCGCACCCACCAAATTTCCACCGCCTTTGTTGCCTGCAGCGCTTGAAGTTGAATTCCTGGCAGCAACTGGAGGTGGGTTTGGATTTGAAATTGGAGGGGAGGAGGCGGAAACAGATTCCTTGGTCAAAGGTTGATGCTTTTTGAGATCGGTAGCGGCGGTTTCAGAACTAGCAGTTGCTACAGTTGGCGGCGGTGGAGATTCGTAAAGGGCGGAGGTGGCGGAGAGCTTAATACCTGTTAGAAGAAATCGGTTGTGCTTCAGGGTGTGCTCGTTGGCGTTGTGAATTGAAAGGTCGCACTCCCTGCAGAGAATCGCTCTGTCCTGCTGACAAAACAAGAAGGCTCTTCTCTCCTGTAGATCAAGATTAAGAAACCCAAATCAGAAAATCGAGCGATCATGCGCGCTAACTAGTTAGTAAGTTAATATCTTTCCCGGATGGAGAATTAAAGGGAAGGAGGGAAGATATATATAGTAACAATCGAGCGGTAACCTAGTTAATACCTGACAGATATCACAGACGGGGAACTCCTTAGAGGAGGGGTGGATGAGAGAGAAGCGGTGGTGCTTGGAAGCGAGCTTATTGGCATGGTGGACACGGTGGTCACAGGCGTCGCAGAGGGCGGCCTCGTCGGCGGTGCAGAACACCGAGGCATCGTCCTTGTTACACACATCACACTGGATCTTCATCAGTTTGAAGTTCCAAAACAGGAAGAGAAGCTAAACCTAAGGGAAGTAGGTAAAGAGGGGAAAGATGGAGGCAGTGGGAGTGGAAGTTCTCTGAAGAAAACAGGGGATAATTAAAGAGAACAAATATAAGGAGGGTAAAAAGAACTGGAGAGTAATAATATAATATCTGGGAAATCTTGGGGAGCCATTTAtggcact includes:
- the LOC126633538 gene encoding SH3 domain-containing protein 2-like — encoded protein: MDAIRKLRDQVAKQQQAVFKQFSGGIYGGSDNVASDENEFQQHQKLEKLYISTRAAKHYQKEIVRGVEGYIVAGSKHVEIGTKLSEDSRKYGSEKTCTSGNTLSRAALSFGRARAQMEKECGVLLKALGTQVAEPLRAMIVGAPLEDARHLAQRYARMRQEAEAQAIDVSRRQAKVRDSAGNADIIMKLEAAEAKLQELQSSVAILGKEASAAMAAVEGQQQRLTLQRLLAMVEAERNYHQNVLQILDQLEGEILSEKQRIEASPSPPTEDSIPPPPSYEDLSRSFASETYDELTELRDYFLGEVMYTFHAVTDVELSLSFGDYVVVRKVSNNGWAEGECKGKAGWFPFNYVEKRERALASKVAAVF
- the LOC126633299 gene encoding B-box zinc finger protein 21-like, giving the protein MKIQCDVCNKDDASVFCTADEAALCDACDHRVHHANKLASKHHRFSLIHPSSKEFPVCDICQERRAFLFCQQDRAILCRECDLSIHNANEHTLKHNRFLLTGIKLSATSALYESPPPPTVATASSETAATDLKKHQPLTKESVSASSPPISNPNPPPVAARNSTSSAAGNKGGGNLVGATSSISEYLIETLPGWHVEDFLDFSSAPFGFSKADNDMMLPFSDAYPGSNLNSFSSENMGMWVPQAPQAPPHQYSQVGGGFVGFKETKEGTNMNAGKRLWMDDGFTVPQISPPSLGSKRFRPL